TTAATCTAAACTAATACTAACCAGAAAATTAAATAAATCATTAAACTCTTGTATAGCTTTTACATCTTTAGGCTTTGTTTCGGTAATTGCTAATCCTTTTGAAGATGCATTTGGAAACGACTTTCTGTTTCCTATGCAAATATCTATGAACTCTAACGTTTTATTCTCCTTAAGAAAGTCAGCAGCTTCGTTATTATCTTGCCCACTAAAATCAGCTTTATTGAGAAAAGAAAATGATCTTAAATTTGGATTAATTATCCTCATTTCTTCTATTAGTATCGACACTTTTTCTAGAGTCCAAATATCAAATGATCTAGGAACAAATGGGACTAAGTAAATATTAGCGATGCTTGTAGCAGCGCGTTGACTAGTAGTATCCCTACCACCTGTATCAATGATAATATGTTCATACTTTGATTTTAACTTTATTGTTTGATCACGAACTGTTCTATCTGATAACTGAATGGATGTATAATCCAATTTATCTTTCATTGTTTCACTTCTAAATACAGTAAAATCAGAAGAACTTTGTTGATCGTCTGCATCAATTAAAAGAATATCTTTGAATTTTTTAGCCATTAAAACTGCTAAATTTGTAGCAATAGTAGATTTACCAGATCCTCCTTTAATACCACCTATTACATATATCATTCTTACACTATTATAGATGTATTACAATGCATTTTATATGTTATAATAAACCTAATTTAATATTATAATAATACATTTTTAATACTAATTACGTATCACTTTTAATAAAGATTAATCAAATATACCATATTAATATCATAATGGTATAAATATATACAATATAATAGGAGTATAAAGGGTACTAGGCAAAATCGTTCGTAAATATACGCTAAGCGCTTAAAAACGATGAGTTTATGATATTTTGTTTTTTTAGATGGGAATATGATATAGTTTATGGAGTATTTTAGGTAGGTAATTTGGTTGTCTTGTAAAACGACCGTTTAACAAGACAACACATTTCATAAAATATTAAAGATTATTCAGGGGCTATAGTATACTAAAAAAACAGGAGAGAAAAANTNTGTATATTGTAGGGTATAAAGAGCTTATATAGCTCTGATTGCCGACAAATAGATATNATATTTTATGGAAAAAATTACACCGAAAGTAGATTTAGCCTTCAAGAAAATATTTGGCGTAGAAGAAAATAAGGATTTGCTTATTGAGTTGATCAACGCTACGGTCTCTCCAGCAGATCAGGTAGTAGATGTTACGTTATTAAATCCTTATAACCCGAAAAATTTTAGAAGCGACAAACTATCTATTCTAGATATTAAAGCTATAAGTGAAACTGGTAAAAGGTTTAATATAGAGATCCAAATCACAGATGAAGCAGATTATGATAAACGAGCTTTATATTATTGGGCTAAGTTATATACAGATCAATTAAAGGTATCTGAAGGTTATTCTAAACTGAATAAAGCAATAGGTATTCATATCCTTAACTTTATTTCTATAGCAGATAATAAAAAGTATCATAACGTCTTTCGTATTACAGAAAAAGAGAGTGGTATATCTTATTTTCATGATTTGGAATTGCATACAATAGAGTTAACCAAGTTCAGTAAAGATCCAGATGAGAATCTGACCAGTTTATTGGAAAAAATCAAAACATCACTAGATATCTGGACGGCTTTTCTTACGCGTCATGATTTACTGAATAAGGATAACTTACCTGGTCCATTAGCAATCCCCAGCCTTAAAAAGGCCTTACATGTTTTAGATACGTTAAACTTCACGGATGAAGAAAGAATGGCTTATG
This sequence is a window from Cardinium endosymbiont cEper1 of Encarsia pergandiella. Protein-coding genes within it:
- a CDS encoding AAA family ATPase, translated to MIYVIGGIKGGSGKSTIATNLAVLMAKKFKDILLIDADDQQSSSDFTVFRSETMKDKLDYTSIQLSDRTVRDQTIKLKSKYEHIIIDTGGRDTTSQRAATSIANIYLVPFVPRSFDIWTLEKVSILIEEMRIINPNLRSFSFLNKADFSGQDNNEAADFLKENKTLEFIDICIGNRKSFPNASSKGLAITETKPKDVKAIQEFNDLFNFLVSISLD
- a CDS encoding Rpn family recombination-promoting nuclease/putative transposase produces the protein MEKITPKVDLAFKKIFGVEENKDLLIELINATVSPADQVVDVTLLNPYNPKNFRSDKLSILDIKAISETGKRFNIEIQITDEADYDKRALYYWAKLYTDQLKVSEGYSKLNKAIGIHILNFISIADNKKYHNVFRITEKESGISYFHDLELHTIELTKFSKDPDENLTSLLEKIKTSLDIWTAFLTRHDLLNKDNLPGPLAIPSLKKALHVLDTLNFTDEERMAYEDHLKWLLIEAXTVEKYRQEGEEKGRQEGREEGRQEGREEGRQEGREEGRQEGIRIGEEKGEKEKALSIAKAMLLKGYSMEEITILTGLSKTDIQSL